One window of the Methylocystis parvus OBBP genome contains the following:
- a CDS encoding NAD kinase, whose translation MGASSDSPNTFKQLAFLSSGTPEADEARLRLVEKYGDVAPEDADCIVALGGDGLMLRTLHNYMDTGKPIYGMNRGSVGFLMNQYRESGLRKRLAEAKPSIIHPLLMNATNVRGDEFSAHAINEVSLLRQTSQVAKLRILINGHERLPELITDGVLVSTPAGSTAYNLSANGPILPLDSPLLALTPISPFRPRRWRGALLPDAAKIRMEVLESAKRPVSVVADHDEFRDVAFVDIEMDHNANLMLLHDPGHSLEERILREQFGY comes from the coding sequence ATGGGCGCCTCGAGCGATTCGCCTAACACATTCAAGCAGCTTGCATTTCTCTCCTCCGGCACGCCCGAGGCCGACGAGGCGCGGCTGCGTCTCGTCGAGAAATATGGCGACGTCGCGCCCGAGGACGCGGACTGCATCGTGGCGCTCGGCGGCGACGGCCTCATGCTGCGCACGCTCCACAACTACATGGATACGGGAAAGCCGATCTACGGCATGAACCGGGGCTCCGTCGGCTTTCTGATGAATCAGTATCGCGAGTCTGGCCTGCGCAAGCGCCTCGCCGAGGCCAAGCCGTCGATCATCCATCCGCTGCTGATGAACGCCACCAATGTGCGCGGCGACGAATTCTCCGCTCACGCCATCAACGAGGTCTCGCTGCTGCGCCAGACGTCGCAGGTCGCGAAACTGCGCATTCTCATAAACGGCCATGAGCGCCTGCCGGAACTCATCACAGACGGCGTGCTCGTCTCCACTCCCGCCGGCTCCACCGCTTATAATCTTTCGGCCAACGGCCCCATCCTGCCGCTCGACTCTCCCTTATTGGCGCTGACGCCCATCTCGCCCTTCCGCCCCCGCAGATGGCGCGGCGCCCTGCTGCCCGACGCAGCGAAGATAAGGATGGAAGTGCTCGAATCCGCCAAGCGGCCCGTCTCCGTCGTCGCCGACCACGACGAATTCCGGGACGTCGCTTTCGTCGACATCGAGATGGATCACAACGCCAATCTCATGCTGCTGCACGATCCCGGCCATTCGTTGGAGGAGCGGATTTTGCGGGAGCAGTTCGGGTATTGA
- a CDS encoding Hpt domain-containing protein: MATPAPVNHDREPYALDRRSETAPVLDLVHLSRQTMGDQSLEAELLSLFDRQAAQFAPRLAEPCRPDEIGARANLIHTLKGSSRAVGAFALGEAAEAYEAAMRAGAPDDAGHRERLLAQIAAARAAIGKLLERG; this comes from the coding sequence ATGGCGACGCCTGCGCCCGTTAACCACGACCGCGAACCCTATGCGCTGGACAGGCGATCAGAGACGGCGCCCGTCCTCGATCTCGTTCACCTCTCCCGCCAGACGATGGGCGATCAATCGCTGGAAGCGGAGCTGCTGTCGCTCTTCGATCGGCAGGCGGCGCAATTCGCGCCCCGGCTCGCCGAGCCTTGCCGGCCTGACGAAATCGGCGCCCGGGCGAATCTCATTCACACATTGAAAGGCTCCTCGCGGGCGGTCGGCGCTTTTGCGCTGGGCGAGGCGGCGGAGGCCTATGAGGCGGCGATGCGCGCCGGCGCGCCGGACGACGCCGGCCATCGGGAGCGACTGCTGGCGCAGATCGCCGCGGCCCGAGCGGCGATCGGCAAATTGCTCGAGCGAGGCTAA
- a CDS encoding DUF2336 domain-containing protein, with protein sequence MIVRNFLSWAQTANAAQRAEGAGALARAYLYSDLQTSERRAAEIALMSLLDDPSPLVRRALSDNFASAVDAPHALVSALASDQSDVATPVLSRSPLLTEAELIDCAAIGDPFAQSAIALRARVPAGVCAALAEIGAREAAISLAVNPGADLQEFSMRRMIERFGEDGEMREALLSRPWLPATVRNDLVNATAAALSAFVIDAGWLTNERAERLSREERDKANVIIVSETAEQDGRHGVRELVVHLRASRQLTASLVLRALLSGNRDLFEAALVELSGLREDKVAGLLRDFRGAGFAALYHRAGLPEKFLPAFRAALEAQREYGDVHGGEARLSLVMIERVLTACEEMNGGELDRLMALLRRFEMEAALEEARSEAARLTAEAQAPSVASPASHVVIDTAPIIDMAAFEAELMQVAA encoded by the coding sequence ATGATCGTGCGTAATTTTCTGTCCTGGGCGCAGACGGCCAATGCGGCGCAACGCGCGGAGGGCGCCGGCGCTCTCGCCCGCGCCTATCTTTACTCCGATCTCCAAACGTCCGAACGCCGCGCGGCGGAAATCGCGCTGATGTCCTTGCTCGACGATCCCTCGCCGCTGGTGCGTCGCGCGCTCTCCGACAATTTCGCCAGCGCCGTCGATGCGCCGCACGCACTTGTCTCCGCCCTTGCGAGCGATCAGTCCGACGTCGCGACGCCGGTGCTGTCGCGCTCCCCTCTGCTGACCGAAGCCGAACTCATCGATTGCGCGGCGATCGGCGACCCTTTCGCGCAGAGCGCCATTGCGCTGCGCGCCCGCGTTCCCGCCGGCGTCTGCGCCGCGCTTGCGGAAATCGGCGCGCGCGAGGCGGCGATTTCGCTCGCGGTCAATCCGGGGGCGGATCTGCAGGAATTCTCCATGCGCCGCATGATCGAGCGCTTCGGCGAGGACGGCGAGATGCGCGAAGCGCTGCTTTCGCGCCCCTGGCTGCCCGCGACCGTACGCAACGACCTCGTCAATGCGACCGCCGCCGCGCTTTCCGCTTTCGTTATCGACGCCGGCTGGCTGACCAATGAACGCGCCGAGCGCCTGTCGCGTGAAGAGCGCGACAAGGCCAATGTGATCATCGTATCGGAAACCGCTGAACAGGACGGCCGTCACGGCGTGCGCGAGCTCGTCGTCCATTTGCGCGCCTCGCGCCAGCTCACGGCGAGTCTCGTTCTGCGCGCGCTGCTTTCCGGCAATCGCGACCTCTTCGAAGCCGCGCTCGTCGAACTCTCGGGCCTGCGCGAAGACAAGGTCGCGGGCCTGCTGCGCGACTTCCGAGGCGCCGGCTTCGCCGCTCTCTATCATCGCGCCGGCCTGCCGGAAAAATTCCTGCCCGCCTTCCGCGCCGCGCTCGAAGCGCAACGGGAATATGGCGACGTTCATGGCGGCGAGGCCCGCCTCTCGCTCGTAATGATCGAACGCGTGCTCACCGCTTGCGAAGAAATGAACGGCGGCGAACTCGACAGACTGATGGCCTTGCTGCGACGCTTCGAAATGGAAGCCGCCTTGGAGGAGGCCCGCTCCGAGGCCGCGCGCCTCACGGCGGAAGCGCAGGCGCCGTCGGTCGCGTCGCCAGCGAGTCACGTCGTGATCGACACCGCGCCGATCATCGACATGGCGGCGTTCGAAGCGGAGCTGATGCAAGTGGCGGCTTAA
- a CDS encoding ROK family protein — protein MSDIRIGVDLGGTKIEAIALDRDGAIRARRRVSTPAHDYDEILRAIAALVREIEQETGRRGAVGVGSPGSLSTHTGFIKGSNTQVVNGKPLDADLAKLIGRPVRVENDANCFALSEAVDGAGQGTRVVFGVIIGTGVGGGVVVDGKIVAGRNHIGGEWGHTPLPWMTREEYPGMRCFCGHDGCIETFLCGAGLSREYRRVSGGEATSKEIVARADAGEAEALAALDAYQDRLSRALAMIVDILDPDVIALGGGVSNIARIYEGLTARVARHAFTDALDTKILRNVHGDSGGVRGAAWLWRDGP, from the coding sequence ATGAGCGACATTCGAATAGGCGTCGATCTCGGCGGCACCAAGATCGAGGCTATCGCGCTCGATCGCGACGGCGCCATCCGCGCGCGCCGCCGCGTTTCGACTCCGGCGCATGATTACGACGAAATTCTCCGCGCCATCGCCGCTCTCGTGCGGGAGATCGAGCAGGAGACCGGCCGTCGCGGCGCGGTCGGCGTCGGCTCGCCGGGCTCGCTTTCGACCCATACCGGCTTCATCAAGGGCTCCAATACGCAGGTCGTGAACGGCAAGCCTTTGGACGCCGATCTCGCAAAGCTGATCGGCCGCCCCGTGCGCGTCGAAAACGACGCCAATTGTTTTGCGCTGTCGGAAGCCGTGGACGGCGCGGGGCAGGGGACGCGGGTTGTATTCGGCGTCATCATCGGCACGGGCGTCGGCGGCGGCGTGGTGGTCGACGGCAAGATCGTCGCCGGACGCAATCACATCGGCGGGGAATGGGGACACACGCCTCTGCCCTGGATGACGCGCGAGGAATATCCCGGCATGCGTTGCTTTTGCGGGCATGACGGCTGCATCGAGACCTTTCTCTGCGGCGCGGGTCTCTCGCGCGAATATCGGCGCGTCTCGGGCGGCGAGGCCACGAGCAAGGAAATCGTCGCGCGCGCCGACGCTGGAGAGGCCGAAGCGCTGGCGGCGCTCGACGCCTATCAGGACCGCCTGTCGCGGGCGTTGGCGATGATCGTGGACATACTCGATCCCGACGTCATCGCGCTCGGCGGCGGCGTGTCGAATATTGCGCGCATCTATGAGGGGCTGACGGCGCGCGTGGCGAGGCACGCTTTCACAGACGCTCTGGACACGAAAATCCTGCGCAACGTTCACGGCGATTCCGGCGGCGTGCGCGGAGCCGCCTGGCTGTGGCGCGATGGCCCCTGA
- a CDS encoding FAD-dependent oxidoreductase: protein MSENGQKDGPDFARGVEAGTLVAGVPLRGHVGGEPAMMVWTGDEVFVIGADCTHYHGPLDEGLVVGDTIRCPWHHACFSLRTGVALRAPAFDALPRWRVEQRDGRIYASGKVETHAGPAPVSAPRSVVIVGAGAAGFAAAHALRAEGYDGVIEMIGADPAQPYDRPNLSKDYLAGTAQPEWLPLRDPAWYRDNGVLLRLGRKVETLDPVAKRLTLEGGEAVSFDALLLATGAEPVRLPIPGADRPNVFYLRSVADSDRIIAACARAKRVAVIGASFIGLEVAASLRTRGLDVHVVAPEAVPMARILGPELGAHVRKLHETRGVVFHLEDTAIEIGEAGLTLGKGGALPADFVVIGVGVRPNLALAEAAGLATDKGVLVDEYLMTSAADVYAAGDIARWPDKITGEAIRVEHWVVAERQGQTAARNILGRRERFDAAPFFWSQHYDQAISYVGHAPSWDRCEISGDPASGDCAAVFYKGERKLAVATLGRDLESLKAEEAFEKAIGALV, encoded by the coding sequence ATGTCGGAAAATGGACAAAAAGACGGGCCCGATTTCGCCCGTGGGGTCGAGGCGGGGACGCTTGTCGCCGGGGTTCCGCTTCGCGGCCATGTCGGCGGCGAGCCCGCGATGATGGTCTGGACTGGCGACGAGGTCTTCGTCATCGGCGCCGACTGCACGCACTACCACGGTCCGCTCGACGAAGGCCTGGTGGTCGGGGACACGATCCGCTGCCCGTGGCATCATGCCTGTTTCAGCCTGCGCACGGGCGTCGCATTGCGCGCCCCGGCCTTCGACGCATTGCCAAGATGGCGGGTCGAGCAAAGGGACGGTCGAATCTACGCTAGCGGGAAAGTCGAGACGCATGCCGGGCCGGCGCCCGTATCCGCGCCGCGGTCGGTCGTCATTGTGGGGGCTGGCGCCGCGGGATTTGCGGCGGCGCATGCGTTGCGCGCGGAAGGCTATGACGGGGTCATCGAAATGATCGGCGCCGATCCGGCGCAGCCCTATGACCGTCCAAATCTCTCAAAGGATTATCTCGCCGGAACGGCCCAGCCTGAATGGCTCCCATTGCGCGATCCCGCCTGGTATCGCGACAATGGCGTGCTGCTGCGCCTCGGACGAAAAGTCGAAACGCTGGATCCTGTCGCAAAGCGCCTGACGCTCGAAGGCGGCGAAGCCGTCTCCTTTGACGCGCTGTTGCTGGCGACGGGCGCGGAGCCGGTGCGCTTGCCAATTCCAGGCGCGGACCGGCCGAACGTCTTTTATCTCCGTAGCGTCGCTGACTCGGATCGCATCATCGCCGCTTGCGCAAGGGCGAAACGCGTCGCGGTCATCGGCGCGAGCTTTATCGGGCTGGAGGTCGCAGCCTCCCTTCGGACGCGGGGACTCGACGTGCATGTCGTCGCGCCCGAGGCCGTGCCCATGGCGCGCATTCTCGGCCCGGAACTCGGCGCGCATGTGAGAAAGCTGCATGAGACGCGCGGCGTGGTCTTTCATCTCGAGGATACGGCGATCGAGATTGGCGAGGCCGGCTTGACGCTGGGGAAAGGCGGGGCCCTCCCGGCGGATTTCGTCGTCATCGGGGTCGGGGTTCGGCCCAATCTCGCGCTCGCGGAGGCGGCGGGCCTTGCGACGGACAAGGGCGTGCTCGTCGACGAATATCTCATGACCAGCGCGGCGGACGTCTATGCGGCGGGCGACATCGCCCGCTGGCCCGACAAGATCACGGGCGAGGCGATCCGCGTCGAGCATTGGGTCGTGGCGGAGCGTCAGGGACAGACGGCGGCGCGCAACATTCTCGGCCGGCGAGAGCGCTTCGACGCCGCGCCCTTCTTCTGGAGCCAGCATTACGATCAGGCTATCTCTTATGTGGGCCATGCGCCTTCATGGGATCGCTGCGAGATTTCCGGCGATCCGGCCTCGGGAGACTGCGCTGCGGTCTTCTACAAAGGGGAGCGGAAACTCGCGGTCGCGACGCTTGGCCGGGATCTCGAGAGCCTGAAAGCTGAAGAGGCGTTCGAGAAGGCGATCGGCGCGCTCGTCTGA
- a CDS encoding outer membrane beta-barrel protein yields MTVDGYVEGGVAVNFNQPYNKVNWGHLYTDRANWPTFNGAVLTVQRPIDPKSANYDFGFKAQLQIGEDMRYNHYTGTLEYAIADRTQIGFLEANLQAHLPWTSFISQGGVDVKVGQFPTYNGAEVMYAKDNLFYSHSYIFNFGPFLHTGAMVTTHVRDWLDVYTGVTTGVNTGFPGWPGDNNGSPSFHGGFGLNLLDGNLTIVGIIHHGPENPVQRGNPFLAYAPFPGALALTWPNTPLACVCDPNTANRTFTNLTTTWKPTENLTLITDIAYNRESGSNPISTTGLSAATIAALDGNFGTNFAGAPLKPQGADSYAIAQYASYKVNDIFKVNGRVEFYRDNKNFFVAALPGYYDAINVFHGFPCYSCLFRPGGQGTSYLALTAGVTITPELPKLPIITGLIIRPEFRWDTAVNGTTPFFRGVTSNNPLGQSRSQGMFNMDVIIPFSLL; encoded by the coding sequence GTGACCGTCGACGGTTACGTCGAAGGCGGCGTCGCCGTGAACTTCAATCAGCCCTACAACAAGGTGAACTGGGGTCACCTCTATACCGACCGCGCGAACTGGCCGACCTTCAACGGGGCCGTTCTCACGGTGCAGCGTCCGATCGATCCGAAGTCTGCGAATTACGACTTCGGCTTCAAGGCGCAGCTCCAGATCGGCGAGGACATGCGGTATAATCATTATACCGGCACCCTGGAATATGCGATCGCGGACCGCACGCAGATCGGCTTCCTGGAAGCGAACCTCCAGGCTCATCTTCCCTGGACGAGCTTCATCTCGCAGGGCGGCGTCGACGTGAAGGTTGGTCAGTTCCCGACGTACAATGGCGCGGAAGTCATGTACGCCAAGGACAACCTCTTCTACAGCCACTCCTACATCTTCAATTTCGGGCCCTTCCTCCACACCGGCGCGATGGTCACGACCCATGTCCGCGACTGGCTCGACGTTTATACGGGCGTCACCACGGGCGTGAACACGGGCTTCCCCGGCTGGCCGGGCGACAATAACGGCTCGCCCTCCTTCCATGGCGGTTTCGGCCTCAATCTTCTCGACGGCAATCTGACGATCGTGGGCATTATTCACCACGGCCCGGAAAATCCCGTCCAGCGCGGCAATCCGTTCCTGGCCTACGCGCCGTTCCCGGGCGCCCTGGCGCTCACCTGGCCGAACACGCCGCTGGCCTGCGTCTGCGACCCGAACACGGCGAACCGCACCTTCACCAACCTGACCACGACCTGGAAGCCGACGGAAAACCTGACGCTCATCACGGATATCGCCTATAACCGCGAGAGCGGCTCGAATCCGATTTCCACCACCGGTCTGTCGGCGGCGACGATCGCCGCGCTGGACGGAAACTTCGGCACCAACTTCGCCGGCGCGCCGCTGAAGCCGCAGGGCGCGGACTCCTACGCCATCGCGCAATACGCGTCCTACAAGGTCAACGACATCTTCAAGGTCAATGGCCGCGTCGAATTCTACCGCGACAACAAGAACTTCTTCGTCGCCGCCCTCCCCGGCTACTACGATGCGATCAATGTTTTCCACGGCTTTCCGTGCTACTCCTGCCTCTTCCGTCCGGGCGGCCAGGGCACCAGCTATCTGGCGCTCACCGCCGGCGTGACGATTACGCCGGAACTGCCGAAGCTGCCAATCATCACCGGTCTGATCATCCGTCCCGAGTTCCGTTGGGACACCGCGGTCAATGGCACGACGCCCTTCTTCCGCGGCGTGACGTCCAACAACCCGCTCGGCCAGAGCCGTTCGCAGGGCATGTTCAACATGGACGTGATCATCCCGTTCTCGCTGCTCTGA